Proteins co-encoded in one Spirosoma endbachense genomic window:
- a CDS encoding metallophosphoesterase family protein: MTRIGLLSDTHSFLDPQIFTHFDKCDEIWHAGDVGAPSVTDQLRSFRPLRVVCGNIDQESSDLPLNLRFNLEELAVWMTHIGGTPPRYNPIVRPNLQLDPPDIFICGHSHILKVVRDPVMNRILFINPGAAGKTGFHQMRTAIRFTLDAGRILDMQVIELGKK, from the coding sequence ATGACCCGAATCGGCCTGCTTTCTGATACGCATAGTTTCCTTGATCCGCAAATTTTCACCCATTTCGACAAGTGTGATGAAATCTGGCATGCAGGCGACGTTGGTGCGCCGTCGGTTACCGATCAGTTACGATCATTCAGGCCGTTACGCGTTGTGTGTGGCAATATCGATCAGGAATCGAGTGATTTGCCCTTAAATCTTCGTTTTAATCTGGAAGAATTAGCTGTCTGGATGACGCATATTGGGGGCACTCCGCCCAGATATAACCCCATTGTTCGGCCCAATTTGCAGCTTGACCCGCCAGATATCTTTATATGTGGCCACTCTCACATTCTCAAAGTTGTTCGCGATCCAGTTATGAACAGGATTCTGTTTATCAATCCCGGTGCGGCTGGTAAAACAGGATTCCATCAGATGCGAACAGCAATCCGATTTACGCTCGACGCTGGCCGGATTTTGGA